A single Tindallia californiensis DNA region contains:
- a CDS encoding STAS domain-containing protein translates to MNYIIQEKQLTFYLAQNPTATNVNTFLQYMYQVLDSKELINEVIIDFDEVQYVDSTGITFLIGLYRHLARGDRKMRITNAKKEIMDLFEIVNLTELFQVNK, encoded by the coding sequence TTGAATTATATAATACAAGAAAAACAATTAACTTTTTATTTGGCACAAAACCCAACAGCAACTAACGTAAACACATTTTTGCAGTACATGTATCAAGTTCTTGATTCAAAAGAACTAATAAATGAAGTAATAATAGATTTTGATGAAGTACAATACGTTGATTCAACAGGTATTACATTTCTGATAGGTCTATACAGGCATTTGGCGAGAGGCGACAGGAAAATGAGGATAACTAATGCTAAAAAAGAAATAATGGACTTATTTGAAATCGTTAATCTAACAGAGCTTTTTCAAGTAAATAAATAA
- a CDS encoding WG repeat-containing protein: protein MEEEKTSEETKETKVAMSRELTKKQAFLLIGAVVILSLLITGSVLFLLFGRDEVEITNMDEAIGSQSDATQERSSLQNPGSKNKEEANVLENKQRLPVKIGDYWGYVDIEGNVVIEAIFDEVDIFSEGVAFARYKERVGFIDKEGHWIISPVYEHALPYHNGIAAVRMDGKWGYIDIEDQFTIKAEYEDARSFSEGRASVKLNNRWGYIDENGVMIVEPQFKRAWNFFEGIAQVETDGGNGYINLEGDWIWNPEWNE, encoded by the coding sequence ATGGAAGAAGAAAAAACATCTGAAGAGACAAAAGAGACAAAAGTTGCAATGTCGAGGGAATTGACGAAAAAACAGGCATTTCTTTTGATTGGGGCAGTAGTCATACTTAGCTTATTAATAACGGGAAGCGTCTTATTTCTTTTATTTGGACGGGATGAGGTTGAAATAACTAATATGGATGAGGCTATCGGTAGCCAGTCTGATGCGACACAAGAAAGAAGTTCTTTACAAAATCCGGGATCAAAAAATAAAGAAGAGGCAAATGTGTTAGAAAATAAACAGCGTCTACCTGTTAAAATAGGAGACTATTGGGGATATGTCGATATCGAAGGTAATGTGGTGATAGAGGCAATTTTTGATGAAGTTGATATCTTTAGTGAAGGCGTCGCTTTTGCTCGATATAAAGAACGGGTAGGTTTTATAGATAAAGAAGGTCACTGGATTATTTCTCCTGTTTATGAACATGCGTTACCTTATCATAATGGGATAGCAGCTGTACGGATGGATGGGAAATGGGGATATATAGATATCGAAGATCAATTTACTATCAAAGCTGAGTACGAAGATGCTAGGAGTTTTTCTGAAGGAAGGGCATCTGTAAAGCTTAATAATCGGTGGGGATATATTGATGAAAATGGTGTTATGATCGTGGAACCACAGTTCAAGAGAGCTTGGAACTTCTTTGAAGGTATCGCTCAAGTAGAAACGGATGGAGGAAACGGATATATAAACTTAGAAGGAGACTGGATTTGGAATCCTGAATGGAATGAATAA
- a CDS encoding transglycosylase SLT domain-containing protein: MNKSKKTLIIWTLLAVAILMVFFILVPGWIWSEYKKEVDGIATLRKEAIMVHYRVSNPLERRHDDYLDNIYHKGFHREHLLSAEEQYLLDFLVSETGMSNEDVWILMRNSFDKEIPIWIVIGLIHVETGGTFEKELVGQHQDRGFMQITPITEKHLFELYHDQWFFTYDPEKIFENWYNLPLGLMYLKHNVERSQKDYGDVDWHKVLSEYNMGPTGLSRVYEWHKSYKTTYSKRVLEKKAEWMGKYESKNIQNDEF; this comes from the coding sequence ATGAATAAAAGTAAAAAAACATTAATAATATGGACTTTGTTAGCCGTAGCGATACTGATGGTGTTTTTTATCTTAGTACCAGGCTGGATATGGAGTGAGTATAAAAAAGAAGTGGATGGCATAGCTACTTTAAGAAAAGAAGCAATAATGGTTCATTATAGAGTTTCTAATCCGTTGGAAAGACGTCATGATGACTATTTGGATAATATTTATCACAAAGGATTTCATCGTGAACATTTATTATCAGCGGAGGAACAATATTTACTTGATTTTTTAGTGAGTGAAACAGGGATGAGTAATGAAGATGTTTGGATATTAATGAGAAATAGCTTTGATAAAGAGATTCCAATATGGATAGTGATAGGCTTAATTCATGTGGAAACTGGAGGTACCTTTGAGAAAGAGCTTGTAGGTCAGCATCAAGATAGAGGGTTTATGCAAATAACACCGATCACTGAAAAACATCTTTTTGAATTATATCATGATCAATGGTTTTTTACGTATGATCCGGAAAAAATATTTGAAAATTGGTATAACCTACCATTAGGGTTAATGTACCTAAAACACAATGTCGAAAGATCTCAAAAAGACTATGGCGATGTTGACTGGCACAAGGTGTTGAGTGAATATAACATGGGACCTACAGGGTTATCACGAGTGTATGAGTGGCATAAAAGTTACAAAACTACTTACTCAAAAAGGGTCTTAGAAAAGAAGGCAGAGTGGATGGGGAAGTACGAAAGTAAAAATATACAAAATGATGAATTTTAA
- the argC gene encoding N-acetyl-gamma-glutamyl-phosphate reductase — MIKAGIMGATGYTGAELVRLLELHPEIETIFLDSRSYEGVRFDAIYPNLRSKVEDICRSINVDDVPEDTDIIFSALPHRVSQSKVLPLIKRGFRVIDFSADFRLREATIYEHWYETKHLDDRTLKKAVYGLPEWYADSIANAALVANPGCFPTSILLPLLPLLKEKRLHNKEIIIDSKTGVSGAGRSSSEVNIFSQVNENIKAYNIGKHRHTPEIEQELSLAAGSSVNILFTPHLIPIDRGILSTIVISAEGITRKDVETCYEAYYEKAPFIRILKEGYLPETKAVKGSNFCDIGFVIDSRSGKLVVVSAIDNLLKGSSSQAVQNMNVMFGLDERTGLDTAPIWP, encoded by the coding sequence ATGATAAAAGCAGGGATCATGGGTGCAACAGGTTATACAGGTGCTGAACTGGTGCGGTTATTAGAATTACATCCTGAAATAGAAACGATTTTCCTTGATTCAAGAAGTTATGAAGGCGTCAGATTTGATGCTATTTATCCAAATCTTCGCAGCAAAGTGGAGGATATTTGTCGATCCATTAATGTTGACGACGTGCCTGAAGATACGGATATCATATTTTCTGCTCTTCCCCATCGAGTTAGTCAAAGTAAAGTGTTGCCATTAATCAAAAGAGGCTTTAGAGTGATTGATTTTTCTGCAGACTTTCGGCTTCGGGAAGCAACAATATATGAACATTGGTATGAAACAAAACACTTGGATGATAGAACTCTTAAAAAGGCTGTTTACGGTTTACCTGAATGGTATGCTGATAGCATCGCAAATGCTGCTTTAGTAGCGAATCCAGGATGCTTTCCTACCAGCATTTTATTGCCACTTTTACCCTTATTAAAAGAAAAACGGCTCCATAACAAAGAGATTATTATTGATTCAAAAACGGGTGTTTCGGGAGCAGGACGAAGTTCATCGGAAGTAAATATATTTTCACAGGTTAATGAAAATATCAAAGCGTATAACATAGGTAAGCACAGACATACACCGGAGATCGAGCAAGAGCTGTCGCTGGCGGCGGGATCTTCCGTAAATATTTTATTTACGCCGCACTTAATTCCTATAGATCGTGGTATTTTATCAACCATTGTTATATCGGCTGAAGGGATAACGAGAAAAGATGTTGAAACATGCTATGAAGCGTATTATGAGAAAGCGCCTTTTATACGAATATTAAAAGAAGGATATCTTCCGGAAACGAAAGCTGTTAAAGGGTCGAACTTCTGTGACATAGGATTTGTCATTGATTCAAGAAGTGGTAAATTGGTGGTGGTTTCGGCGATTGATAATTTACTAAAAGGTTCTTCAAGTCAGGCTGTTCAAAACATGAATGTGATGTTTGGATTAGATGAAAGAACTGGTTTGGATACAGCGCCTATATGGCCTTAA